One window of Dama dama isolate Ldn47 chromosome 30, ASM3311817v1, whole genome shotgun sequence genomic DNA carries:
- the LOC133049612 gene encoding cytochrome b5-like — protein MAEESSKAVKYYTLEEIQKHKHSKSTWLIIHYKVYDLTKFLEEHPGGEEVLREQAGGDATENFEDVGHSTDARELSKTFIIGELHPDDRSKITKPAESIITTVDSNSSWWTNWLIPAISALVVALMYHLYTSEN, from the coding sequence ATGGCCGAGGAGTCCAGCAAAGCCGTTAAGTACTACACCCTGGAAGAAATCCAGAAGCACAAACACAGCAAGAGCACCTGGCTGATCATACACTACAAAGTGTACGATTTGACCAAATTTTTGGAGGAGCATCCTGGTGGGGAGGAAGTCTTAAGGGAACAAGCTGGAGGTGATGCTACTGAAAACTTTGAGGATGTTGGACACTCTACAGATGCTCGAGAATTGTCCAAAACATTTATCATTGGAGAGCTGCACCCAGATGACAGATCAAAGATAACCAAGCCTGCGGAAAGTATTATTACTACCGTTGATTCTAATTCCAGCTGGTGGACCAACTGGCTGATCCCAGCTATCTCGGCACTGGTTGTAGCCCTGATGTATCACCTCTACACTTCGGAAAACTAA